From Nitrospirota bacterium, one genomic window encodes:
- a CDS encoding 16S rRNA (guanine(527)-N(7))-methyltransferase RsmG has protein sequence MQGKKIEVLIENGLRGLGLVPSEWQVNAFVLYLRELKKWNRAYNLTA, from the coding sequence ATGCAAGGTAAAAAGATAGAGGTGCTTATAGAAAATGGACTCAGAGGACTGGGGCTTGTCCCTTCAGAATGGCAGGTTAATGCCTTTGTCCTTTACCTTCGAGAGCTCAAGAAATGGAACAGGGCTTATAACCTGACTGC